CCCGCATTTTATGCAGCATGTTCTTCTCAAGAGCAATTGCAGACCTCCATTGAAGGTGTCGAAAGCAATGGCAGCCGGCTGCAGGCAATCCACACACAGTTTGATGCAATGGCAGCCTGGATTGGGCATCCCAACGTATACTTTGTCAAGTTGGAAGATCTGGTGGGCGCGCCGGGAGCGCGTGGCAATAAAAAACAGGCTGAAACGCTCCGGCACATTGCAGCATTTCTCGGGATTCATCTGGATGATATTATGCTGGATGTATTGCAGGAAAGTCTTGCGGCCAGCGGTTCTCCGGCATTGTATGAACAAATCGGTAGTTGGAAGCGAGCCTTGACAGCACCGCAACTTGTGCGCATGCAGGTGCTTATGGGAGATCGGCTGCTGGCACTGGGCTACGAAGCCGGCAGTGCCCCTCCGAATGCACAACCGAAACCTGCACCAGCAAAGCTGCCTGAGCGGCCGTTACAGTCCTCACCTGTTGCGCAAGATGTAAGGCCGGCGCCACGCCACAGCACATCAACATACCAGGGAGAAAATCTACTCTTTCTAATATCGCAGCCACGGGCAGGATCAACATTGATGCAGCGTGTGCTCGGATCACATGAGGCAATCCATGCATTGGCTGAACCATGGGTGATGTTGCATCCACTTTATGCACGTCGTTCACAAGGGATACAAACCAACTATGATGCTAACCTTGCAAGAGCAGCCCTGGATGATTTTGTGGGGGCGCTCCCCGGGGGCTGGGAGGACTACATGGATGGGATCCGGGCCATGGCTGGTGTGTGGTACAACAAGGTACTCACAGGTACCGGTAAACCGCTGTTCCTCGACAAAACCCCGCGCTACTATCACATCATTCCTGACCTGGCAGCTTTATTTCCGGCTGCAAAGCTGATGATCCAGCTTCGGAATCCGCTTGCGGTATTGTCTTCTGTGCTTACTACCTGGGTGGGCAAAAACTGGAGCCGGCTGAGTATGCACCGTGATGATATTTTACTGGCGCCGGCGCGCATTGCCGAAGCCCTGCATGTACTGGGCGATCGATTGATTACCATTCGGTACGAGACTTTTGTTCAGGATCCCGATGCAGAAATGCTGAAACTTTGCAGTGCGTTGGGCCTCCGTTTCAACCCGGAGATGTTGAACTATGGTGCCAATCCTGCGCCTCCAGGCAGGATGGGAGATAGCATTGGCGTACATCAACACAACCGGCCGCAGTCTGGTAGCCTGGATAAGTGGAAAAATACGTTTACAAATCCAACGTACCGTTTACTGGCTGAGATTGTCCTCACGCTCACAGGCCCAGAGATCCTGTCTCGGCTGGGCTACAGTTTTGAAGGCCTTTATGAACAGCTGCTGCAGCTTCCGATGCAGGACGCCGGCGCAGTGGGGCGCGACCAAATGATTGCCATGGTGGCAGCACTTCAGCTTTCACCCGAAAACGTAGAACGCATTACGCCCTTGATGGGGCCATATCTTACTGGTGAGCAAACAGCAACACACCAATCGCTCAGCATCTAGTTGTCCGCTGTGCTGTCGTACTCTGGGTGAAATTTGTTATACTACAAGTTCACCAGATGGTCAGTATCGATATGGACAACATGCTGCTCCTTGGGGGCGGTGGTCACGGTAGTGTCGTTGCCGCAACCGCGCGAGCATTAGGGTACAAACTAGTAGGATTTGCAGATCGCAGCGCAGCACGCGTGCCCTATGCCGATGCTGTATGGCTGGGTGATGCGGAGCCCACACAACTGCGGCAGCAACTGCCAGCAGGCGTGTCTGTTGCTAACGGTTTTGGATACATCGGACAAGGGATCCTTCGGGCAGCGCAGTACAAACAATGGTTAGCTGAAGGATTTGCCTTTCCTGCCCTTATTCACCCACACGCTATCGTCGCTGAACAAGTTGAGATCGAAGCCGGCGCGCAAATCATGGCCGGTGCAGTTGTGCAACACCAGGCCCGGGTCGGGCAAAATGTAATTGTTAATACAGGCGCTGTGATAGAACACGGTTGTGTGGTTGAGGCACATGCGCATGTGGCCTCGGGCAGTGTGCTCTCCGGTGAGGTGCATGTTGGCCGGGGATGCCACGTTGGCGCAGGTGCAACGGTGATACAAGGTGTCCAGTTGGGGGCAGGTAGCGTAATTGGTGCAGGGAGCGTGGTAGTCAGAGACGTTGCACCCTATACACGCGTCCTTGGCGTGCCTGCTCACCATACGGTAAAGGTGCTGCCAAAGCGACATTTTGATTAGATGTGGGGCTCGTCCTGGTCGGCCAATCTTTCCACGCATGGGCAAATTGTACACCCGAAAACAATCAAAACAGGCTAAAAAACGCGATTGTTGAATTGGTGCACTCTTTGGTCTAATCCATATCAAGCGTGATCTCGTTCTGAATAAGAACATGGTCAAAATACATTGGGCCACCCTGAACCCTACAACAGATTTGTACAGGTCGTGTGGACAATTAGCAGAGAAA
The genomic region above belongs to Bacteroidota bacterium and contains:
- a CDS encoding sulfotransferase, whose product is PAFYAACSSQEQLQTSIEGVESNGSRLQAIHTQFDAMAAWIGHPNVYFVKLEDLVGAPGARGNKKQAETLRHIAAFLGIHLDDIMLDVLQESLAASGSPALYEQIGSWKRALTAPQLVRMQVLMGDRLLALGYEAGSAPPNAQPKPAPAKLPERPLQSSPVAQDVRPAPRHSTSTYQGENLLFLISQPRAGSTLMQRVLGSHEAIHALAEPWVMLHPLYARRSQGIQTNYDANLARAALDDFVGALPGGWEDYMDGIRAMAGVWYNKVLTGTGKPLFLDKTPRYYHIIPDLAALFPAAKLMIQLRNPLAVLSSVLTTWVGKNWSRLSMHRDDILLAPARIAEALHVLGDRLITIRYETFVQDPDAEMLKLCSALGLRFNPEMLNYGANPAPPGRMGDSIGVHQHNRPQSGSLDKWKNTFTNPTYRLLAEIVLTLTGPEILSRLGYSFEGLYEQLLQLPMQDAGAVGRDQMIAMVAALQLSPENVERITPLMGPYLTGEQTATHQSLSI
- a CDS encoding NeuD/PglB/VioB family sugar acetyltransferase — encoded protein: MVSIDMDNMLLLGGGGHGSVVAATARALGYKLVGFADRSAARVPYADAVWLGDAEPTQLRQQLPAGVSVANGFGYIGQGILRAAQYKQWLAEGFAFPALIHPHAIVAEQVEIEAGAQIMAGAVVQHQARVGQNVIVNTGAVIEHGCVVEAHAHVASGSVLSGEVHVGRGCHVGAGATVIQGVQLGAGSVIGAGSVVVRDVAPYTRVLGVPAHHTVKVLPKRHFD